From a single Peromyscus maniculatus bairdii isolate BWxNUB_F1_BW_parent chromosome 4, HU_Pman_BW_mat_3.1, whole genome shotgun sequence genomic region:
- the Tmem127 gene encoding transmembrane protein 127 isoform X2 yields the protein MNPQTVLLLRVIAAFCFLGILCSLSAFLLDVFGPKHPALKITRRYAFAHILTVLQCATVIGFSYWASELILAQQQQHKKYHGSQVYVTFAVSFYLVAGAGGASILATAANLLRHYPTEEEEQALELLSEMEENDPYPAEYEVINQFQPPPAYTP from the exons ATGAACCCCCAGACAGTGCTGCTCCTGAGGGTCATtgctgccttctgcttcctgggCATCCTGTGTAGTCTCTCTGCATTCCTCTTGGATGTCTTTGGGCCCAAGCACCCAGCTCTGAAGATTACTCGTCGCTATGCCTTCGCTCACATCCTCACTG TCCTACAGTGTGCTACCGTCATTGGCTTTTCCTACTGGGCTTCTGAGCTCAtcctggcccagcagcagcagcataagAAGTACCACGGCTCCCAAGTCTATGTCACCTTTGCTGTCAGCTTCTACCTGGTGGCAGGGGCTGGCGGAGCCTCAATCCTGGCTACTGCGGCCAACCTCCTGCGCCACTATCCCACGGAGGAGGAGGAACAAGCGCTGGAGCTCCTATCTGAGATGGAAGAGAATGACCCCTACCCAGCAGAGTATGAAGTCATCAACCAGTTCCAGCCACCCCCTGCCTACACACCCTAA